AACTCGTCCTCATCGTCGACGAGCACACCGTCGCGGTAGGCGGCGTTCTTGAAGGTGCCTGACATCCAGGGCTCCGGCAGTTTCAGCCAGAGGAAGGGCGCGTGGAGGTGCGATTCGAAATCGAAACCCTGCAAATGCTCGCGGGCGAGCTGGACGCGCCGGGAAAGTTCTCTGACGCTCGCTTTGCGGATCTCGTGCGCTGTGCCGCTTTCGACGAGGCGCGCACAGGTCTCCGCCAGGATGAAGGGCAGGCCGCCGGTGATCATCTTGTGCGTCACCCTGATGCGCTGGGCAAAATGCGGCGGGCAGGCGACCCAGCCGCCGCGCACGCCGGCGGCAACCGATTTCGACAGGCCGTTGACGAGGAAGGTGCGGTCGGGAGCGATCGAGGCGAGCAGCGGCGTATCGTCGTCGGCCATGCCGCCGTAGAGGTCGTCCTCGATCAGCCAGACACTGTGTTTCCGGGCAATTGCCGCGATTGCCGCGCGCCGCTCATAGGGCATGATCGCCAGTGTCGGATTGTGGACGGTCGGCATCAGGAAGGCGATCTTCGGATGCTGCTGCTGGCAGAGCCGCTCGAAATCCTCGGGGATCATGCCAAGCTTGTCGGAATCGACCGTCAGTGTGCGGCGGCCGAGAAGGCGGGCGCTGCGGCTGACCTGGGTGTAGGTGAGATCCTCGAAGACGATCTTGTCACCCGGCGCCGAGACGGCGGCGATAACGGCGATCGCCGCCGCATGGGCGCCGAGCGTCGGCACGATGTTTTCAACCTCCGGCGTCCAGCCGCTGCGGGCAAGCCACAGGCGGCCGGCCTCGAACCAGTTCTGCGGGAAACTCCGTGAATAGGAGGAGATTTCGGAAAGATGCTGCTCGCCGATCTCCGCGAGGATACCCGCTATGACCTTACCCTGGCCGAGATCGGGCGCGGCTGTCGTGTCAAAACGGATCTTGTTCGCCGGCGCATCCTGGATGCGGGTGCCGCCGAGCGAGACGGTCAGCGGATCGATCTGTTCCCCGGGCGGCGTCTCGGAGCGGTTTAGCACATAGGTGCCGCGCCCCACTTCGCCCGCGACCAGGCCGCGCTCATGCACCAGCGCATAGGCGCGGCCGATCGTGCCGATCGTCACGCCGATATCGTAGGCAAGGTTGCGCTGCGGCGGCAGCTTGCTGCCGGCGGGCAGGGCTCCGCTAGATATGGCGGATTCGATGCTGTCGGCGAGCCGGAGATAGACCGGCCCGGAACCGCGGGAA
The nucleotide sequence above comes from Rhizobium indicum. Encoded proteins:
- a CDS encoding PLP-dependent aminotransferase family protein, which encodes MTNWLPDISRGSGPVYLRLADSIESAISSGALPAGSKLPPQRNLAYDIGVTIGTIGRAYALVHERGLVAGEVGRGTYVLNRSETPPGEQIDPLTVSLGGTRIQDAPANKIRFDTTAAPDLGQGKVIAGILAEIGEQHLSEISSYSRSFPQNWFEAGRLWLARSGWTPEVENIVPTLGAHAAAIAVIAAVSAPGDKIVFEDLTYTQVSRSARLLGRRTLTVDSDKLGMIPEDFERLCQQQHPKIAFLMPTVHNPTLAIMPYERRAAIAAIARKHSVWLIEDDLYGGMADDDTPLLASIAPDRTFLVNGLSKSVAAGVRGGWVACPPHFAQRIRVTHKMITGGLPFILAETCARLVESGTAHEIRKASVRELSRRVQLAREHLQGFDFESHLHAPFLWLKLPEPWMSGTFKNAAYRDGVLVDDEDEFKAARGEKAYHRVRIGLSSPKTGQELTSGLMILRRLLENGGSAYDGEI